In Aliidongia dinghuensis, a single genomic region encodes these proteins:
- a CDS encoding DUF72 domain-containing protein: MAERTASRIRIGIGGWTYEPWRGSFYPDGLAQKRELEFASGKLTSIEINGTYYGSQKPESFARWHDETPDDFVFTLKGPRFATNRRVLAEAGPSIEKFVTSGITELKGKLGPINWQFMGTKKFDPDDFAAFLKLLPKSVDGRALSHAVEVRHESFRSPDFVALAREHGVAVIIAGDSEFPQIADVTAPFVYARIMGTKAGETLGYGPADLDRWAGIARHWAEGGTPEGLMTAGAPAAEKTARDVFLYVISGFKERNPQAAMALIERVS, from the coding sequence ATGGCAGAGCGGACGGCGTCACGCATCCGGATCGGCATCGGCGGCTGGACCTACGAGCCCTGGCGCGGCAGCTTCTATCCGGACGGGCTGGCGCAGAAGCGCGAGCTGGAATTCGCCAGCGGCAAGCTCACCTCGATCGAGATCAACGGCACCTATTACGGCTCGCAGAAGCCGGAGAGCTTTGCGCGCTGGCACGACGAGACGCCGGATGATTTCGTCTTCACGCTCAAAGGGCCGCGCTTTGCGACCAACCGGCGCGTGCTGGCCGAGGCCGGCCCATCGATCGAGAAGTTCGTGACCAGCGGCATCACCGAGCTCAAGGGCAAGCTCGGCCCGATCAACTGGCAGTTCATGGGCACGAAGAAGTTCGATCCGGACGATTTCGCGGCCTTCCTGAAGCTGCTGCCGAAAAGCGTCGACGGCCGTGCGCTCAGCCACGCGGTCGAGGTGCGCCATGAAAGCTTCCGTAGCCCGGATTTCGTGGCGCTCGCCCGCGAGCATGGCGTCGCGGTCATCATCGCCGGCGATTCCGAATTCCCGCAGATCGCCGACGTGACGGCGCCCTTCGTCTATGCCCGCATCATGGGCACGAAAGCAGGCGAAACCTTGGGATATGGGCCGGCCGACCTCGACCGCTGGGCCGGCATCGCGCGCCACTGGGCCGAGGGCGGCACGCCCGAGGGGCTCATGACGGCCGGCGCGCCGGCAGCGGAAAAGACGGCGCGCGACGTGTTCCTCTATGTCATCAGCGGCTTCAAGGAGCGCAATCCGCAGGCGGCGATGGCGCTGATCGAGCGGGTGAGCTAG